A part of Maridesulfovibrio hydrothermalis AM13 = DSM 14728 genomic DNA contains:
- a CDS encoding NAD-dependent epimerase/dehydratase family protein, whose protein sequence is MCYKILITGSFGLVGTALSQMFEAKGIKIVHFDLLATGKSFGDVRNRIQVQEAMRGCDGVIHLAAISRVLWGERDPNLCWDTNVHGLGNVLDVALEFQHSPWVIFASSREVYGQPESLPVSEDCPVCPVNIYGRSKVKGEQLIDAVRSKGVRACTIRLSNVFGTTADHADRVVPAFARGAALGETLRIDGADHTFDFTHIHDVAEGIVLLADYLLAGKDAPPPIHFVSGQPTTLGELAQQAIEIADSGANIRHAPPRTFDVAKFIGDNSRALSILGWTPQIPLKEGLERLIQAFREDHRGATAGEAV, encoded by the coding sequence ATGTGTTATAAAATATTGATCACTGGATCTTTCGGTTTGGTGGGAACGGCTCTTTCTCAGATGTTTGAAGCTAAAGGGATAAAGATTGTCCACTTTGATTTGCTTGCAACGGGCAAATCTTTTGGCGATGTTCGAAATCGTATTCAAGTTCAAGAAGCCATGCGTGGCTGCGATGGAGTTATACACCTTGCCGCGATATCCCGTGTTCTATGGGGAGAACGTGATCCTAATCTATGCTGGGATACAAACGTTCATGGTCTGGGTAACGTACTCGATGTCGCACTTGAATTTCAGCATAGCCCCTGGGTGATATTCGCAAGTAGTCGCGAAGTTTATGGTCAGCCGGAGAGCTTGCCTGTTTCAGAGGATTGTCCTGTTTGTCCTGTAAATATTTACGGGCGTTCGAAAGTAAAAGGTGAACAGTTAATTGATGCCGTCCGCAGTAAAGGTGTCCGTGCATGTACTATACGATTGTCAAACGTATTTGGAACAACGGCAGATCATGCAGATCGCGTAGTGCCAGCATTTGCCAGAGGCGCGGCCCTAGGAGAAACTCTCAGAATAGATGGTGCAGATCATACCTTCGATTTTACCCATATTCATGATGTCGCTGAGGGCATAGTTTTGCTTGCGGACTATTTACTAGCGGGCAAAGACGCTCCTCCACCAATCCACTTTGTTAGCGGACAACCGACAACTCTTGGAGAGCTTGCGCAACAAGCCATTGAAATAGCGGATAGCGGCGCAAATATACGTCACGCTCCTCCGCGTACATTTGATGTTGCTAAATTTATTGGTGACAACTCTCGTGCTCTTTCTATTCTTGGCTGGACTCCGCAGATACCTCTTAAAGAAGGGCTTGAAAGATTAATACAGGCATTTCGGGAAGATCATCGTGGAGCAACAGCTGGGGAGGCCGTATAA
- a CDS encoding glycosyltransferase — protein MRYNAGSEVYSQMLCHGLAKQNEVHVFTREENAFAPDASLRLEHDNDMSEILIHVVNNPRLKDRYRSAQIDQQFAAVLEKIKPDLVHVGHLNHLSTSLLREAKVRNIPIVFTLHDYWLMCPRGQFMQMFPKDPDNLWAACSGQEDQKCAERCYARYFSGASDEYLSDMAYWTEWVRHRMQHVRDMVALVDLFIAPARYLHDRFRDEFGIPDSKMVYIDYGFDHERLKGRSRCDGEPFTFGYIGTHIPAKGIHDLIRAFGLLKGNATLRIWGRPRGQETEALKDIVAELPTDIADRVEWLPEYKNQEIISDVFNRCDAIVVPSVWVENSPLVIHEAQQARVPVITADTGGMAEYVQDGVNGLLFEHRSYTSLASKMQCFVDAPELASRLGSRGYLYTDTGDVPDLESHVHHVEKIYKQLVDCHAPWRITFDTNPELCNLHCVMCERHSRFNTPRSTLSDNAEQVVMPFEMIERVVSSIADKGLKEIIPSTMGEPLLYNDFEKIIDLCTHYGIKLNLTTNGTFPILGVTQWAERIVPVASDVKISWNGATKETYESIMVGSQWEKAVANLKEFISIRDAFVLAGENRCSVTLQMTFMENNLCELVDIIRLAIALGVDRVKGHHLWVHSDQMANQSMRRSKESIQRWNKYVHEAHAVAKEQKLPSGKYVRLENIFTLEEDLLEDIAPGGTCPFLGQEAWISSTGRFEPCCAPDNLRRGLGVFGNLHSDNFMEIWNGKAYAELVGSYKKQSLCQGCNMRKVASEGEF, from the coding sequence ATGCGCTACAACGCTGGGTCCGAAGTATATAGTCAGATGCTATGTCACGGATTAGCTAAGCAAAACGAAGTCCATGTTTTTACTCGTGAAGAAAACGCTTTTGCACCAGATGCTAGTCTGCGCTTGGAGCACGATAATGATATGTCTGAGATCCTCATTCATGTAGTTAATAATCCGAGGCTAAAAGATAGGTATCGTTCTGCTCAAATAGATCAACAGTTTGCTGCTGTGCTTGAAAAAATTAAGCCCGATCTGGTTCACGTCGGACATCTTAACCATCTTTCAACTTCCTTGTTGCGCGAGGCTAAGGTTCGAAACATTCCTATTGTGTTCACATTGCATGACTACTGGCTCATGTGCCCACGCGGACAGTTCATGCAGATGTTTCCGAAAGATCCGGATAATCTCTGGGCTGCATGTTCAGGTCAAGAAGATCAAAAGTGTGCGGAACGTTGTTACGCTCGTTACTTCAGCGGAGCGTCAGACGAATATCTTTCCGATATGGCGTATTGGACCGAGTGGGTAAGACACCGGATGCAGCACGTTCGGGATATGGTCGCCCTAGTTGACTTGTTTATTGCTCCAGCCCGCTACCTGCACGATCGGTTTCGTGATGAGTTTGGCATTCCGGATAGCAAGATGGTTTACATCGATTACGGCTTTGATCATGAAAGACTCAAGGGACGTTCAAGGTGCGATGGAGAGCCTTTTACTTTTGGCTATATTGGTACCCATATCCCAGCTAAGGGGATTCATGACCTGATTCGTGCATTCGGACTGCTCAAAGGTAATGCCACGTTACGTATTTGGGGCCGACCTCGTGGGCAAGAGACTGAAGCGTTAAAGGATATTGTTGCAGAGTTGCCAACTGATATTGCAGATCGTGTCGAGTGGCTGCCTGAGTATAAAAATCAAGAAATTATTTCTGATGTGTTTAATAGGTGTGATGCAATTGTAGTTCCTTCTGTCTGGGTCGAAAATTCTCCTTTGGTTATTCATGAGGCGCAACAGGCTCGTGTGCCTGTTATCACAGCTGATACAGGTGGAATGGCAGAATACGTTCAGGATGGAGTCAACGGCCTTTTGTTTGAACATCGATCTTACACTTCACTTGCCAGCAAGATGCAATGTTTTGTTGATGCACCAGAGTTGGCTTCTCGGCTTGGATCAAGAGGATATTTATATACTGATACAGGGGATGTTCCAGATTTAGAGTCACATGTCCATCATGTTGAAAAGATATATAAGCAGTTGGTTGATTGTCATGCTCCGTGGCGTATTACCTTTGATACGAATCCAGAACTTTGCAATTTGCATTGTGTAATGTGCGAAAGACACTCCCGTTTTAATACACCTCGATCTACCTTAAGTGATAATGCCGAGCAGGTTGTCATGCCTTTTGAAATGATTGAACGAGTGGTGTCATCTATTGCAGATAAAGGTCTTAAAGAGATAATTCCCTCCACTATGGGGGAGCCTCTGTTGTATAACGATTTCGAAAAAATTATAGATCTCTGCACTCATTACGGCATCAAACTCAATCTTACGACCAATGGAACATTTCCGATACTCGGTGTAACTCAATGGGCCGAGCGCATTGTTCCCGTAGCCTCTGATGTTAAGATCTCATGGAATGGAGCTACCAAGGAGACCTATGAATCCATTATGGTAGGCAGTCAGTGGGAGAAAGCAGTAGCAAATCTTAAGGAGTTCATATCGATTCGTGATGCATTTGTTCTTGCTGGTGAAAACAGGTGCAGCGTAACGCTTCAAATGACCTTTATGGAAAACAACCTTTGTGAACTTGTTGATATTATACGGCTAGCCATAGCCCTTGGTGTAGACCGTGTGAAGGGACATCACCTTTGGGTTCACTCTGATCAAATGGCTAATCAGTCAATGCGCCGCAGCAAGGAATCCATCCAACGTTGGAACAAGTATGTCCATGAAGCACATGCTGTGGCTAAAGAGCAGAAGTTACCAAGTGGTAAATATGTTCGGCTTGAAAATATATTCACCCTTGAGGAAGATTTGCTTGAAGATATTGCACCGGGAGGAACCTGTCCTTTCCTTGGTCAGGAAGCATGGATAAGCTCTACAGGACGTTTTGAACCTTGTTGTGCCCCGGATAACCTTCGCCGCGGTCTTGGTGTATTTGGAAACCTGCATAGTGATAATTTCATGGAGATATGGAATGGCAAAGCATATGCCGAGCTAGTTGGGTCATATAAAAAACAGTCGCTCTGTCAGGGATGCAATATGCGTAAAGTTGCATCGGAGGGGGAGTTCTGA
- a CDS encoding methyltransferase, which produces MWKDITVSDDGTHHQVDGSPIYSQRFDSVLTFHDPGLAPVRCGVEAWHIFADGTPAYSRRFMQTFGFYNGLAAVSGKRGWSHIYPDGKYAYKQHYAWCGNFQNERCSVRDLDGLYFHIDSYGKPLYEKRWRYAGDYYGNIAAVQGDDGSSTHIDASGKFVHNRWYIDLDVFHKGFARAREGTGWTHIRPDGFPAYERRFASVEPFYNGQARVECHDGALEVINEKGQTIQELRPPLQSEFASLSSDMVGFWKTKTIAVAVKLGVIEVLPCSEYEMADQCSLNVDGARRILHALGELNLVSYNGDIWQLTKRGDYLRENHPLTLKNAALEYAEPLSRMWDELADALSVKEDWTPPDIFGEVAQDGTRRIAHHQMLQSYALHDYPSIPRAMGLDGKEHIIDAAGGLGTLAKLMLAEYPNVSVTVLERPEVVDQVLKEQENTHSRLFWKVGDIFDSWEIGADAVVLSRVLHDWNDSDVLVILKRAREALIAGSHLFIVEMLRPESSFAGSLCDLHLLMATGGRERTEQEFAKLLDCAGFSLKEVNTVAALPSVLVGMAI; this is translated from the coding sequence ATGTGGAAAGATATAACAGTGTCGGATGATGGAACTCATCATCAAGTGGATGGATCTCCTATCTATTCTCAGCGTTTTGATAGTGTCCTTACGTTTCATGATCCTGGGTTAGCTCCAGTTCGATGTGGCGTCGAGGCTTGGCATATCTTTGCTGATGGCACTCCAGCTTATTCGCGAAGGTTTATGCAAACTTTCGGTTTCTACAATGGACTCGCAGCGGTTTCTGGCAAGAGAGGGTGGAGTCATATTTATCCAGATGGGAAGTATGCGTATAAACAACATTATGCATGGTGTGGCAATTTTCAAAATGAAAGGTGTTCAGTGCGCGATTTGGATGGTTTATATTTTCACATCGATAGTTATGGCAAGCCTCTCTATGAGAAACGCTGGCGTTACGCTGGGGATTATTATGGTAATATTGCCGCAGTTCAAGGCGATGATGGGAGTTCAACGCATATAGATGCTAGCGGTAAATTTGTTCATAATCGATGGTATATTGATCTTGATGTGTTTCATAAAGGATTTGCTCGAGCGCGTGAAGGTACTGGGTGGACCCACATACGTCCAGATGGATTTCCGGCTTATGAACGTCGTTTTGCATCAGTTGAACCCTTTTATAATGGTCAAGCCCGAGTTGAATGTCATGATGGAGCTTTGGAAGTTATTAATGAAAAGGGGCAAACCATTCAAGAACTTAGGCCGCCACTCCAATCTGAGTTCGCGTCTCTTTCAAGTGATATGGTTGGTTTTTGGAAGACAAAAACGATCGCTGTGGCCGTTAAGCTTGGTGTTATCGAGGTTCTTCCTTGTTCAGAATATGAGATGGCGGATCAGTGTAGTTTGAATGTTGATGGGGCACGTAGAATTCTTCATGCACTAGGGGAACTGAATCTTGTTTCTTATAATGGAGATATCTGGCAACTGACAAAGCGTGGTGATTATCTGCGCGAAAATCATCCGTTGACCTTGAAGAATGCCGCGCTTGAGTATGCAGAGCCTCTATCTAGAATGTGGGATGAATTAGCGGACGCTCTATCCGTTAAGGAAGATTGGACACCACCCGATATTTTTGGGGAGGTTGCCCAAGATGGTACTCGCCGAATCGCTCACCATCAGATGTTGCAAAGCTATGCTCTGCACGATTACCCCTCAATACCAAGAGCAATGGGCCTTGATGGCAAAGAACACATCATTGACGCGGCAGGAGGGTTAGGTACTTTGGCAAAGTTAATGTTGGCTGAATATCCAAATGTCAGCGTAACTGTGCTTGAACGTCCCGAAGTTGTTGATCAGGTTCTTAAAGAACAGGAAAATACACATAGTAGGTTATTTTGGAAGGTTGGCGATATATTTGATAGCTGGGAGATTGGGGCAGATGCTGTTGTACTTTCTCGTGTGCTTCATGATTGGAATGACAGTGATGTACTTGTTATTCTTAAAAGGGCACGAGAAGCTCTTATCGCTGGAAGCCATTTGTTTATTGTGGAAATGTTGCGCCCAGAGAGTTCCTTTGCGGGATCCCTCTGTGACCTTCACCTTTTGATGGCAACAGGTGGACGAGAAAGGACCGAACAGGAATTTGCAAAATTGCTGGATTGTGCTGGTTTTTCATTGAAAGAAGTTAACACAGTTGCGGCACTACCGTCAGTTCTTGTGGGGATGGCTATATGA
- a CDS encoding histidine phosphatase family protein — MMDAADWQIPPSVIENLERLPHDRPIVFLIRHSVREDLPDGSAAYSLPITECGIQLGRQLGSLLGKRLCSLHTSPLNRCVQTAEALQVGAGSDFPITSSRLLGDPGAYVIDGKIACLNWEKKGYEGMMTHLVSATEALPGMARPVEAARFLVCRMLAIAGDRPGIHVFVTHDSLVAPTAAHLLNIPLGVEDWPWYLEGAFFWHADNQVYTAYRSYQNSCEAGSLCILSEGNIN, encoded by the coding sequence ATGATGGATGCTGCAGATTGGCAGATTCCTCCATCTGTTATTGAAAACCTTGAACGTCTGCCACATGATAGGCCTATTGTCTTCCTTATCCGCCATTCTGTTCGCGAAGACCTGCCAGATGGTTCCGCAGCTTATTCACTTCCTATTACAGAGTGCGGAATTCAACTGGGGCGTCAACTTGGATCGTTGTTGGGTAAAAGGTTGTGCTCTCTTCATACCAGTCCTCTTAATCGTTGTGTACAGACTGCTGAGGCATTGCAGGTTGGGGCGGGAAGTGATTTCCCGATTACCAGCAGTAGGCTTCTAGGCGATCCCGGGGCATATGTTATAGATGGGAAAATAGCCTGCTTAAATTGGGAGAAGAAAGGCTACGAAGGAATGATGACACACTTGGTCTCAGCAACTGAAGCTTTGCCTGGAATGGCTCGTCCAGTAGAGGCCGCGCGATTTTTAGTGTGCAGGATGCTCGCAATTGCTGGGGATAGGCCCGGCATTCATGTCTTTGTTACCCATGATTCACTCGTTGCTCCAACAGCCGCACACCTATTGAATATACCTCTCGGAGTTGAAGATTGGCCTTGGTATCTTGAAGGTGCCTTTTTTTGGCATGCGGATAATCAAGTGTATACTGCTTATCGATCATACCAGAATTCTTGCGAGGCAGGCAGTCTCTGCATACTCTCAGAGGGAAATATTAATTGA
- a CDS encoding WYL domain-containing protein — MADYLDISLERASAAIKEYVKLAPNNAHYDPSAKVYKPTINFKPLIINPSPDQVLGHLLLEDGFLSPMPEMMRLPVPHRAIPTDILRVLLSTMAENQSIDILYRSMTSPKPTRRRITPHAFGNDGFRWHVRAYCSLREQFRDFVLGRIVETGERGPSKSEGLVDEKWDEIVFVRIGPHPELSENHKIAIEMDYDMEDGETVFEVRRAMLFYVLKQLGLHRTEEERKKMGIKPKEQQIVLINTGLLELIEF, encoded by the coding sequence ATGGCTGACTATCTGGACATATCCCTTGAACGTGCATCTGCCGCTATCAAAGAATATGTCAAACTCGCCCCGAATAATGCTCACTACGACCCATCTGCCAAAGTTTATAAGCCGACTATAAATTTTAAGCCTTTGATCATTAATCCATCACCAGATCAGGTGCTTGGACACCTTTTGCTTGAAGATGGCTTCCTTTCCCCAATGCCAGAAATGATGCGCCTGCCTGTTCCTCACAGAGCAATTCCAACAGATATTCTTAGGGTATTGCTTTCTACAATGGCAGAGAATCAATCCATTGACATCTTGTACCGCTCTATGACTAGCCCAAAGCCCACCAGAAGACGTATCACACCGCATGCTTTCGGTAATGATGGGTTCAGGTGGCATGTTCGGGCATATTGTTCACTACGGGAACAATTCCGAGATTTCGTCCTTGGGCGAATTGTTGAAACTGGCGAGCGAGGACCGTCAAAGTCTGAAGGGTTAGTTGATGAAAAATGGGATGAAATTGTCTTCGTTCGGATAGGTCCTCACCCAGAATTGAGCGAAAACCATAAAATAGCCATTGAGATGGACTACGACATGGAAGATGGAGAAACCGTTTTTGAAGTCCGTAGAGCTATGCTTTTTTACGTGCTGAAACAACTCGGTCTTCACAGAACAGAAGAAGAACGGAAAAAGATGGGAATTAAACCTAAGGAACAGCAAATTGTATTAATTAATACGGGGCTGTTGGAATTGATAGAATTTTAA
- a CDS encoding AlbA family DNA-binding domain-containing protein has protein sequence MNKKELLNILNQHEWEYIEFKAAQTVVSKSVYESVLAFANTEGRHLFFGIEKMALEI, from the coding sequence ATGAATAAAAAAGAACTTTTGAATATTCTAAACCAACATGAATGGGAGTATATTGAGTTCAAGGCGGCACAAACAGTTGTTTCCAAAAGTGTATATGAATCTGTGTTAGCTTTTGCCAATACGGAAGGCAGACATTTGTTTTTTGGGATAGAAAAGATGGCTCTGGAAATATAA
- a CDS encoding IS3 family transposase, with protein sequence MGKKRRKFSDKFKAKIALEAVRGVKTLTELAAEHQVHPNQISKWKKQLLENASELFSNGSGSSVKSEDEVTAPLYEEIGRLKMDIKWLEKKALSLPAVKRRNWIRPERNYSIRRQCRLASVSRSVIYYKPVPESGENLRFMRLIDEQYLRHPEFGSPRMTDKLREQGYSVNHKRTARLMRKMGLQAITPGPHTSKPARKHRIYPYLLRDVEIKNVNQVWSADITYIPMRCGFMYLAAVIDWRSRYVLAWELSVVPPL encoded by the coding sequence ATGGGTAAAAAGAGACGTAAATTTTCGGACAAATTTAAGGCCAAAATTGCTTTAGAAGCAGTTCGCGGGGTGAAAACCTTGACCGAACTGGCAGCTGAACATCAGGTTCATCCTAACCAGATTTCTAAGTGGAAAAAACAACTTCTGGAAAATGCATCAGAACTTTTTTCCAATGGATCAGGTTCTTCCGTAAAGTCAGAGGATGAAGTAACAGCCCCTCTTTATGAAGAGATCGGCCGTCTTAAAATGGATATTAAGTGGCTTGAAAAAAAAGCTTTGAGCTTGCCCGCTGTCAAACGGCGAAATTGGATAAGACCTGAGCGGAATTATTCCATCCGCCGACAGTGCCGGCTGGCAAGCGTTTCCAGATCTGTGATTTACTACAAGCCGGTTCCTGAATCGGGAGAGAATCTAAGGTTCATGCGTTTGATCGATGAACAGTATTTGCGGCATCCTGAATTCGGTTCACCACGAATGACGGATAAGCTAAGGGAACAGGGATATTCTGTTAACCATAAACGGACAGCACGGCTGATGCGCAAGATGGGGTTGCAGGCCATTACGCCCGGTCCGCATACAAGCAAGCCAGCTCGGAAACATCGTATTTACCCTTATCTCCTTCGAGATGTGGAGATAAAAAATGTGAATCAGGTTTGGAGTGCCGATATTACATATATTCCGATGAGATGCGGATTTATGTATCTGGCGGCTGTAATAGACTGGCGGAGCAGATATGTGCTTGCATGGGAGCTATCGGTAGTCCCCCCTTTATAA
- the tnpA gene encoding IS66 family insertion sequence element accessory protein TnpA, which yields MKNKNNFWEKHINAWENSGVSQAEYCRKNGISVKTFGYRKRRMAAAAIPPKIVPIPQTALPTESNSRISKPINLYVPGGFRIEVEPDFCQITLKRMLEVVSNASV from the coding sequence GTGAAGAATAAAAATAATTTCTGGGAAAAACATATTAATGCATGGGAAAACAGCGGTGTGTCTCAGGCTGAATATTGCCGCAAAAATGGCATTTCCGTTAAAACCTTTGGCTATCGTAAACGTAGGATGGCTGCGGCTGCCATACCGCCAAAAATTGTTCCTATCCCGCAAACCGCACTTCCGACTGAAAGCAACTCACGGATCAGTAAGCCTATAAATCTCTATGTTCCCGGAGGTTTTCGAATAGAAGTTGAACCTGATTTTTGTCAGATCACCCTAAAACGTATGCTTGAAGTTGTTTCCAATGCTTCCGTTTGA
- the tnpB gene encoding IS66 family insertion sequence element accessory protein TnpB (TnpB, as the term is used for proteins encoded by IS66 family insertion elements, is considered an accessory protein, since TnpC, encoded by a neighboring gene, is a DDE family transposase.) produces MLPFDSKSQVYIVLGATDMRKAVNGLSIMVEDHLDLKLFTGNFFVFCNRVRTIIKVLYWDNNGFCLWQKRLEKHRFFWPESEQEVLEFSFRQLRWLLEGLDLVQTRGHSSLSYSTIL; encoded by the coding sequence ATGCTTCCGTTTGATTCCAAATCGCAGGTATACATTGTGCTCGGTGCAACTGACATGCGCAAAGCCGTTAACGGACTTTCGATCATGGTGGAGGATCATCTGGATCTTAAGCTGTTTACGGGCAACTTTTTTGTCTTTTGCAATCGCGTACGCACGATAATCAAGGTTTTATACTGGGATAACAATGGCTTCTGCCTTTGGCAGAAACGTCTTGAAAAGCACCGTTTTTTCTGGCCTGAATCGGAGCAGGAAGTTCTTGAATTCAGCTTTCGGCAGTTGCGTTGGTTGCTTGAAGGTCTTGATCTTGTCCAAACTCGAGGACACTCCTCACTGAGCTATTCTACTATTCTTTAA